Genomic window (Streptomyces sp. NBC_00078):
GCCACATGCACGACCGACGGGGAGATCTCCCCGAGTTCGCCCGTTTTCGAATCGGACACGGCCAGGCGGGCCGCGATGCCCTCGCCGCCCAGCACCTCGACCGTGCGGGCCGCGGGGCCGTGCGCCTCGGTGACGAACACCGTGCGCCAGCCGTCGGCGAGCCAGCCCTTGGTGTCGGCGAGGGCCTTGGCGGTGTCGCCGCGATAGGTGTCGGGGGCGTGCATGCCGAGCTTGAGGGTGTCCGCCTCCCCCACCGCGCCGGCGGCATTAGTGAACGTCTCGTCGGCGGCGAACGGCGACACCGACCACCACATCATGTCCAGCTCGCGCGCCCGGTCCCGGACGTCCGCGATGGACCACAGGGAGGCCGCGTCGACGTCGATGGGGGCCTCGCCGCCGCCCGCGGTGGCCGCCCAGGATGCCTGCAGGAACTCCTGGCTGGTGGCGACCAGGTCCGAGGCACGCGTGCGGACCCGCTCGGGATCGCACACGACGGCCATGGAGCCCTTGGGCAGGACGTCGAGCAGCAGCTCCATGTCGTCGACGAGGACGGGGGCCAGGGACTCCATGCCCTCCACGGCGATCCCCTCGGCGATCCTGCCGAGCAGCTCACCCAGCTCGGGGTGCTCCTCGGCGAGGGCACGCGCACGCGTGCGTACGTCGTCCGTCAGCAGGAGTTCACGGCAGGGCGGCGCCCACAGGCCGTGTGCGGCGACCTCCAGGGAGCGCTGGTCGGCGACCTTGAAGTAGCGGATCTCCTCGACGTCGTCGCCCCAGAACTCCACACGCAGAGGGTGTTCCTCGGTCGGCGGGAACACATCGAGGATCCCGCCTCGTACGGCGAACTCGCCGCGCTTCTCGACGAGTTCCACGCGCGCGTACGCGGCGGCGGCGAGGGCGGCCACGATCTCGTTGAGATCTGCGCTCTCCCCGGTCCTGAGCGCGACCGGCTCCAGGTCCCCGAGCCCCTTGACCTGCGGCTGCAGCACGGACCGTACGGGCGCGACGACAACGGAGACCGGGCCGGTCTCGGGGTCGTCGGGGCGCGGGTGGGCGAGGCGGCGCAGCACCGCGAGCCTGCGTCCCACGGTGTCGCTGCGCGGGCTCAGCCGCTCGTGCGGAAGGGTCTCCCAGGACGGGTAGTCGACGACGCCCTCAGGCGGCAGCAGCGAGCGCAGGGCGGCCGCCAGGTCCTCCGCCTCGCGGCCCGTCGCCGTCACCGCCAGCACGGGGCGGCCGGTCTCGCGGGCCAGCGCGGCCACCGCGAAGGGCCGGGCCGCCGGCGGGCCGACCAGGTCGACGTGCATGCGGCGGCCGTCTGCGGCCGCCTTGATCGCTTCCGCGAGGGCGGTGTCCTTGACGACGGCGTCGAGCAGACCGTGCAGGCTCATTCGGGGCGGCTTTCGTCCGGGGGCGGGCAACGCGAATCGCCCGACGCGCGCTGCGGGCCGGGGGTCCCTCCAGCGTACGTCGCGGCTCGCGGGGGCGCGGTGTCCTGTGGACAACGCCGATCACTCGTTGCCCGGTACCGCGGTCAACGCCCCGGGGCTGCCGCCCCCCCCGCTTCGGTCTGGACGGCCTCGTCCTCAAACGCCCGACGGGCTGAGGGGCGCGGCCCGGCGTTCAGACCGGTACCGCACCCCCGCACGGCAACGCCCCGGCGAAAGACGCATGCGCACAGCAGAACCCGGCGCCGGGGAGTCCTCCAGGACTCCCGGCGCCGGGCGCTCCCCCGCAACCCCCGTGTGCGGTGGTCGTAGCCCCCGTGTCCCCTGTCGGGTTATTCGGTGGCGATGGCGTTCAGTACGTTCATCCGGCCCGCCCGGAACGCCGGGATCAGTGCCGCGAACAGGCCCACGAAGGCCGAGCCGAGGAAGACCGCGATCAGGGTCGGCCACGGGATCTCAAGGACCTTCAGGCCCTCCAGGGCGAGCAGCTTCTGGGCCGTCGCGCCCCAGCCCATGCCCAGACCCAGGCCCAGCAGGGCGCCGAAGAGGGCGATGACCACCGACTCCATGCGGATCATCCGGCGCATCTGCCGGCGTGACAGACCGATCGCCCGCATCAGGCCGATCTCCCTCGTCCGCTCGACCACCGAGAGGGCCAGGGTGTTCACGACGCCCAGGATCGCGACGACGATCGCCAGTGCCAGCAGGCCGTAGATCATGTTCAGCAGCTGGCCGATCTGGTCCTTCAGCGCCTGCTTGTAGTCCGTCTGGTCGCGCACCTCGTACTGCGGGTAGGCGTGCAGCGAGGACTTCAGCGACTTGTACGCCGCATCCTGCTGTCCGTCCTTGGCGGTGGCGAAGACCAGCTGGTCGAGCGGCATCTTGTCGGCCGGCACGTACTTGGCGAGCGTGGCGATCGACGTGTACTTGGAGCCCGCGTCGATGAGACCGTCGTTGCTGGTGATGGCGCGGACCGTGAGGTTCGCGGCGGCGCCGTCCCTGAACGCGATCCTGATCTTCGAGCCCAGGTGGACGCCGTGGGCCTTGGCGAACTTCTCGTGGACGGACATCGAGTCGGGCAGGTAGGCGTCCTTGAGGTTTCCTGCGACGGTCTTGACGCGCAGGTCGGTCGCGTACGTCGGGTCCGCCGCCGTGATGTCGGTGTCCTTGAGCGTCTTGCCGTCGGGCGTGGTGTAGTCGGCCTTCGCCGTCCTGTACTCGGTGACCCGGGACAGCCCCGGTGTCGACTTCACGGCCTTCACGGCCTGCGGGGTGACCATCTGCCCCTTGTCGGACTGGATGATGAAGTCGGTGCCGACGGTCTTGTCGAGCTGGTCCGTGGCGGAGGCGACCATGGAGGAGCCGACCACCGAAAGGCAGGCGACCAGCGCGAGCCCGATCATCAGGGCGGCTCCCGTGGCGCCCGTACGGCGCGGGTTGCGCAGCGCGTTGCGTTCGGCCATCCGCCCGACCGGGCCGAAGGCCCGCAGCAGTACGGCGCCCAGGACGCGCACCACGGCACTCGCGAGCAGCGGGCCGATGACGACGAACCCGATCAGCGAGAGCACCACGCCCAGGCCGAGCCACAGCGAACCGTCGCTCGCCTTGTCGACGTTCGCGGCCACGTAGAGGCTGCAGCCGCCGGCGCCGGTCAGCGCCACGCCCACCAGGGCCCGGATCCAGCCGGCCCGTGCGTCGGCCGGGGCTCCGGCGTCGCGCAGCGCGGCCATCGGGGAGACCTTGCCGGCCCGGCGGGCGGGCAGGTAGGCGGCGAGGACGGTGACGACGACGCCGAGCAGGAGGCCGACCACGGGGGTCGTCCAGGCGACCGTCAGGTCTGCGGTCGACAGATGCATGCCCATGGAGCCCATGAGCTTCATCAGCCCGACCGCGAGGCCGACGCCCGCGCCGACCCCCAGCACCGAGCCGAACAGGCCGAGCAGCAGTGCCTCGACCAGCACGGACCGGTTGACCTGCTTACGGCTGGAGCCGATGGCCCGCATCAGGCCTATCTCGCGGGTGCGCTGGGCGACCAGCATCGAGAAGGTGTTGATGATCAGGAAGATGCCGACGAGGAAGGCGATGCCGGCGAAGCCGAGCATGGCGTACTTCATGACGTTCATGAAGCTCGCGACGTCCTTCTGGTTGGCGTCGGCGGTCTCCTTGGCCGTCTGCACCTTGTAGCCGGTGCCGAGCGCCGACGCCACGTTCTTCTTCAGCTGGGGGTCGGTCGTCCCGGAGGCGGCCGTGACGTTGACGTTGGTGAAGACGCCGGTCCTGCCGACGAGCGTCTGCTGCGCGGTCTTCGTGTCCAGGTAGAAGATCGCCGCGCCGGGGTTGGTGACCTGGAAGTCGGCGATGCCGGAGATCTTCGCGGTGTGGGTGCCGACCGCGCTGATCACGGACAGCTCGTCACCCATCGCGAGGTGGTGCTTGTCGGCGGTGTCGGCGTCGACCATGACCTGGCCGGAGTTCTTCGGCGCGGCGCCCTTGGTGATCTTCATGGTGCGGGCGTCGTTGCCGTTCCAGCTGCCGACGATGGTCGGGGCGCCGCTGGACGGCGACAGGTTGTCCTTCTTGGCGTCCACGACGGTGACCGACGTGGAGAACACGGTCCCCTCCGCCGTCTTCACGCCCTGTGCGCCGCGCACCTTGCCGACCACGGCGGCCGGCATGACCGGCGGCCTGCCGTTGTCCGAGGTCGTCTCGCCGCTGTCGGAGGCGCCCTTGGCGCTGACGGTCACATCGGAGGAGGTGGCCGCGAACAGCTTGTCGAAGGTGGTGTTCATGGTGTCGGTGAACACCAGCGTCCCGCAGACGAAGCCCACCGAGAGCAGGACGGCGACCGCCGAGAGGGCCATGCGCCCCTTGTGCGCGAAGAAGTTGCGCATCGATGTCTTCAGCACGGTCATGACGTACGCCCCCGGGCGTCGAAGTCCTTCATGCGGTCCAGGACGGCGTCCGCGGTCGGCTTGTACATCTCGTCGACGATCCGGCCGTCGGCGAGATACAGCACCCGGTCCGCGTACGAGGCGGCGACGGGGTCGTGCGTGACCATGACGATGGTCTGCCCGAGCTCGTCGACGGACCGCCGCAGGAAGCCCAGCACCTCGGCACCCGCACGGGAGTCGAGGTTTCCGGTGGGCTCGTCGCCGAAGATGATCTCGGGCCGCGCGGCGAGGGCGCGGGCCACGGCGACGCGCTGCTGCTGGCCGCCGGAGAGCTGGGTGGGCCGGTGCTTGAGCCGGTCGCTGAGCCCCACGGTGTCGACGACGCGCCCCAGCCACTGCTTGTCGGGCTTCCGCCCGGCGATGTCCATGGGCAGGGTGATGTTCTCGAGCGCGTTCAACGTCGGCAGCAGGTTGAACGCCTGGAAGATGAAGCCGATCCGGTCCCGGCGCAGCTGCGTGAGCTTCTTGTCCTTGAGCCCGGTGATCTCGGTGTCGTCCAGGTAGATCTGCCCGCTGGTCACGGTGTCGAGGCCGGCGAGGCAGTGCATGAGGGTGGACTTGCCGGAGCCCGAGGGCCCCATGATCGCGGTGAACTGGCCCCGGGCGATGTCCACGTCGACATGGTCGAGGGCGACGACGCGGGTCTCCCCGGACCCGTACGCCTTGACGACCTGCCGCGCCCGGGCGGCAACGGCCGTACGCCCTCCAGTGCCCCCGTGCCTGGGAATGGTAACGGCCGATGTCATGGTAATTCTCCTATGTCGGGCGGCAGTTGGATGTGCCGGCCTGCGGATGTGCTGTTCGCGTCGATGCGCCGAGAAGCAAGAAGCGGTACGTCGATGAGTCTGGTGCCGGAGGGGGGTGCCGCGCGCTGGTGCTCGGCACCCTCTTCAAGGGGGGAAAACCCCACCCCCGCAGGTTCGGTCAGCCGCCCCCCAGCGGCATAAAGCCAGGTTAAGCAGGCTCCCGCCCGGTCTCGTCCTCCGGCGGGACGAGCCCTCCCCGGGCCGTAGTACGGAGGAACCCCTAGGGGCAGTCCACCGATGGGTGGAGGTGATCTCGGGGTTCGGTCCACCCACCGGCCCACTGAGCTTCCACCCTGCCGCTACGTCAGGGTCAAGTGGGAGAGTGGTCGCCGGCAGATAGATGCACGGGGAAGGAATCGCGTGGAGCAGGGGGACGTGGACCAGGGGAACGTGGACCAGGGGGACACCGGGATACGGGCGTCGGGGACGGAGGGCATCCCACGGGACACTCGCAGAAGGGGAGCCGTCGTCGCCGCGCTGATGCTCGCGATGGCGCTGGCCGCCCTCGACGCCACCATCGTCTCCACGGCCGTCCCGCAGATCGTCGGCGACCTCGGCGGCTTCTCGGTCTTCTCATGGCTCTTCTCCGGCTACCTGCTCGCCGTGACGGTGACGCTCCCGGTGTACGGCAAGCTGTCGGACACCTTCGGCCGCAAGCCGGTGCTGATCGCGGGCGCCGTGCTCTTCCTGCTGGGCTCGCTGCTGTGCGCCGCCGCCTGGAACATGGCCGCGCTGATCGCCTTCCGCATCGTGCAGGGCCTGGGCGGCGGTGCGCTGCAGGGCACGGTGCAGACACTGGCGGCCGACCTCTACCCCCTGAAGGAACGCCCGAAGATCCAGTCCAAGCTGTCGACGGTGTGGGCGGTGTCGGCCGTCGCCGGCCCGGGGATCGGCGGCGTCCTGGCGGCGTACGCCGACTGGCGCTGGATCTTCCTGGTCAACCTGCCGATCGGCGCGCTGGCGCTGTGGCTGATCGTCCGCCATCTGCACGAGCCGGAACGGAAGCCGGCCGCGCGCCCCCGTATCGACTGGGCGGGCGCGCTGGCGGTGTTCGCGTGCGGAGGCGTCCTGCTGACGGCGCTGGTGCAGGGCGGCGTGGCGTGGCCGTGGCTGTCGGCGCCGTCAATGGCCTTGTTCGGTACGGGACTTGCGCTGGCCGGGGTCGTGGTCCTGGTGGAACGCCGGGCGGCCGAACCGATCATCCCCGGCTGGGTGTGGCGCCGCCGCACGATCGCCGCGGTCAATCTCGCGCTCGGCGCACTGGGGCTCCTGATGGTGGCCCCGTCCGTCTTCCTGCCGACGTACGCGCAGTCGGTACTGGGCCTGGCCCCGGTGGCGGCCGGCTTCGTCCTGTCGGTCTGGACGCTGAGCTGGCCGGTGTCGGCGGCTCTGAGCCAGCACGTGTACGGGAAGATCGGCTTCCGCAACACGGCGATGCTCGGCATCGGGACGGCGACACTGATCCTCTTCGCGTTCCCGTTCCTGCCCTACCCGGGCTCGGCCTGGCAGCCGGCGCTGCTGATGCTGCTTCTGGGCGGGGCGCTGGGCCTGTTCCAGCTCCCGCTGATCGTGGGCGTGCAGTCCACGGTGGGCTGGGCGGAACGGGGCACGACCACGGCGTCGGTGCTCTTCTGCCGTCAGACGGGCCAGACGATCGGCGCCTCCGTCTTCGGCGCCGTGGCCAACGGCGTGCTGGCCTCCCGACTGGGCGGCGCGGGCGACCTGGACTCGGTGACCCGGGACCTGGGCGCGGGCGCGGTACCGGAGGCGACCCGGCGGGCGATCGCGGACGCGGTGCACGCGGTGTACTTCGGCGCGGCCTGCGCCGCGGCACTGGCGTTCCTGGTCCTCCTGCTCCTGGCCCCGCGCCGGTTCCCCGTGCTCGCCGACTGAACGATCGGACACCAAAAGTCTGAGTTAACGCGGGTAACATTGCAGGTCAGCGTAGTAAGCGCATACCGACCAATCAGTTTGGTGAAAAGCTCGCGTTCTCCCAGTACCGGCGAGTAGCGTGCGTGGCTCCGCCCCCCCACCTCCCTGCGGTCCCCCGCACAGGACCCGAGCCACGCAAGGAGCACCGGGATGTCCTACGACCAGTCCCCGTCGTACCCGTACCGCCATCCACCGCACAATCCGCCCCCGTCCTACGTCGCCGGCCACCCGTGGCAACCGCCCACCGAACCAGCCGAAGCGGCGGGACGGCGCCGGCCCGCGGAGCCCGCGCTCGGGCACCACAGCGATCTGCGGATGCTGCGCAACGCGCACCGCTGGCAGCGGCGCACCGCCACGCTCACCGCGCTCGGCTACTTCACGCTGTTCCTGATCCTGTCGGCGTTCGCCCCGTCGTTCATGACGAGCACCGTCACCGACGGCCTGCCGGCCGGCCTGCTGCTGGCGCTGCTGCAGATCCCCGTCACATGGCTGGCGATCGCGCTGTACGAGCACACGGCCCGCCGCCATGTCGACCCGATCGCGGACCGCATCCGCAAGCAGTCGGAGCTGGACGCCAAGCGGGAGGCGGCACGGTGACGACCGGTTTCAGCGGAAACGCGCAGGCCATGTCCCTGGTGGCCTTCTCCACCGTCGCCGCGATCACCCTGCTGCTGTGTGTGATGACGGGCCCCGACGGCGACGACCTCGACGAGTTCTACACGGGCTACGGCTCCCTCTCCCCCATGCGCAACGGCCTCGCGATCGCCGGCGACTACATCTCCGCGGCGAGCGTGCTGGGCACGGGCGGCGTGATCGCCCTGTGCGGCTACGACGGGATCGCGCTGGCCCTCAGCACCGCCCTGTCGCTGATGCTGCTGATGTTCCTGCTGGCGGAACCCCTGCGCAACGCGGGCCGGTTCACCATGGGCGACGCGCTGACACGACGCATGCCCGGACGTGGCGTCCGCATCACCGCCTGCGTGGTGACCATCGCCGCACTGCTGCCGCTGATGCTGGTGCAACTGGCGGGCACGGGGCAGCTGCTGGCGTTCATCCTGGGCTTCTCCGGCGACTCGCTGCAGACCGGCTGCATCATCGGCATCGGGGCGCTGATGATCAGCTACGCGGCGATCGGCGGTATGAAGGGCACCGCCCTCATCCAGATCATGAAGATCGTGATGCTGCTCGGCTCGGGCGCCGTGGTCGCCGTCCTGATACTCCAGCACTTCGACTGGGACCCGGGCGCCCTGTTCAACGCGGCCGCCGCACAGAGCGGCGCCGGCACCTCCTTCCTGCACTCGGGGCTGGAGTTCGCGGGCAGCCCCAACCCCCGCCTGGACATGATCACTTCGGAACTCACCATCGTGATCGGCGGCGCCTGCCTGCCGCACGTCACCATGCGCATGTACACCGCGCGCAGCGCCCGTCAGGTGCGGCGCTCGATGTCCTGGGCGGTGTCGTCGGTGGTGCTGTTCGTGCTCATCATGACGGTCGTCGGCTTCGGCGCCACGGCGCTGATCGGCCGGGCGGTGATCGCACAGGCCGACCCGCAGGGCAACACGGCCTACCTGCTGGGCTCCCGCGCGGCCTTCGGCGCGAACGTCTCCGCCGCCGAGACCTTCCTTTTCACCGCGGTCACCACGGCGATCTTCCTGACCCTGCTGGCCTCCGTCGCCGGAATGATCCTCGCCTGCGCCAACTCCCTGGCCCACGACGTGTTCGCCACGCGGGTGCAGGAGATGTCGGGGCGCCGCGAGATGCTGCTGGCCCGGGTCTCGGCGCTCGCGGTGGGCGTCCCGGCGATCCTGCTGGCCACCCAGGTCCAGCACCGCAACCTGCAGCCCCTGGTGACGCTCTCCTTCTGCATCGGCGCCTCGGCCATCGCCCCCGCGCTGGTCTACAGCCTCTTCTGGCGCCGCTACACCCGTACGGGCCTGCTGTGCACCCTCATCGGCGGTACGGCCGCGGTCCTGCTCCTGATGCCGGGCACCAACCTGGTCTCCGGCTCCCCCGCCGCCGCCTTCCCCGACGCCGACTTCAACTGGTTCCCGTTCACCACGACCGGCCTCGTGACGATCCCCCTGGGCTTCGCCTTCGGCTGGCTGGGCACGGCGGCCTCCGGCCGGAAGGCGTCGGAGGAGCAGCGACGGCAGTACGAGGCGGTGGAGGGCTGGATTCTCGCGGGGGCGGTACGGCGGAACGGGTGAGGGATCGCGGGGCGGGGCGAAAGCCGGGTGAGGCCGGGGCGGAGGCCTGCACCACCACCCCCGCCCTCACTCCCCCGACGCCGAACCCGTCAACGCCGTAAGGCTGTCACGTACGTTGTCCATCTGCGCCTGCACCTCGTCCGACCGCTCCCGGTGCTCCCGCAGCACCTGCTCCGTCTCCCGGGCGATCTGCTCCTCCCGCAGCCGCGCGGCCGCGAGGATCTCGCCGGCACGCGCGCGTGCCTCGTCCATGGACTGGTGGGCGAAGTCCTGCGCCTGGCCGAACGCCCGCTTCGCCTCGGCCAGCTCCGCCTTCGCCCGCGCCAGCCGCTCCGTCCCGCGCGCCTCGCGGGCGGCCACGCGCTCGGTCTCGACCTGCTCCAGCTCGGCCAGGCGCTCGGCGAACTCCCTGGCCTGCTCGGCGCGCATCGCGAAGGTGCGCTGCCGCACCTCCCGCAGCGCGGCCAGCGCCTCGCCACGGCCCGACTTCACCGCACGCCGGGCGCCGATGCGGATGTTGTAGGCCTCGGCCTGCGCCTCGAGGAGCCGCTGCCGGGCGCGTTCATCGGCCTCACCGCATACGGCGTCGGCGTGCGCCTGTGCGGCGTCATTCACGCCGGTCGCGTACTCCTGCGCCTCGTCCATCAGGCGCTGCGCCTCCTGCCGTCCGCGCTCCCGTACCGCCGCGGCCTCCTCCTCCACGCACTGGAAGAGCTGCCGCGCACCCTCCCCGAGCGTCTCGTACGCCTGCGGGGCCAGCTGCGCCACCGTCTCCTGCAGCAGCGCGGCCTCCGCCTCCATGTCCTTGGCGAGCACGGTGAGACGGGCCGCCCTCTCCCATGCGGCGTCCCGGTCCAGGGAGAGGGCGTCGGCGAAGGCGTCGACCTGGTCAGGACAGTAACCACGCCCCCGTACGACCCAGAAGCCGTGGGGCGAGACCGATGCGCTGCTCATCCTGGAACCCCTCTCTGCCGGACCCTCCACCGAACGGGCGCGAAAATCATGAGTGCGCGCACATCTTGATATATCGGACTCAAGTGTTCATAACGCGACACTCCGGGCACGGCGGGCACAGAAAGGGGCCGGGCCGGTCGAAAACGACCGGCCCGGCCCCTCGGGATCGGATCACGTGGGTCAGCGCCGGCGCATCACAGCAGCCCGTCCCACATCTGCTCCAGCAGCACCGACCACCAGCTCTCCGGCGAACCGAGCGCCGCCGGGTCCAGGGAGGCCAGCTGGGCCTGGAAGTCGACGGTCCAGCGGCCCGCCTGCTCCTGGTTCAGCCCGAACCTGAGGCGCCACATCCGGCCCAGCAGCGCCAGGCACCGCTGGAACTCCGGCAGCCCCGTGTTCACGAACTGCGGCGGCACGGGCGCCCCACCGGGACCCGCCTCCACCGGCACGGCCACGATGTTCGCCGTGCCGTACTGCACACAGATCGCCCGGCCGAAGTCACTGCCCATCACGAGGTACGAGCCCGCGTCCGCGGCCGGCTGCACGCCACGCTCCTGCGCCAGTTCGGCGAGCGTCGGCACCGGCCGCCCCGGCTGGGCCTGCGCCCAGAAGAACGGACCCATGTCCATCGGCAGCCCCGCCACCACCAGCACCTGCGCCACGACCGGCGGCACCCCCTGCCGGGACACCGCCGCCTGCTCGAACCGGAACACACCCGGCCCGAACGCCCCGGCCATCTCCTGCGCGATCCCCTCCGGCGGAATCGGCGGCGCGGCCTGCACCGGCGGCAACGGCGCGCGCACCGGCGCCGGGCGCGCCGGCCCGTCCGCGACCTGGTGCAACTCGCCCTGGTGCGCGATCAGTTGCTGCATGCCCTGCTGCCGGCTCGCGTGATCCGTACCGTACGGCGCGATGCTCGCGATCCGCGCCTGCGGCCACTGCTCCCGGATCATCCGCGCGCAGTAGGCACCCGGCAGCTCGCACGACTCCAGCTCCGTGTGCAGCTCCAGGACCTGGTCCGGCGGCACGTTCATGCCCCGCAGCTCGTGGAAGATCTGCCACTCCGGGTGCGGTGTGCCGGGCGCCGACCGCCGGATCAGCTGCTGCTCGGAACCGTCCTGCGCGCGGTAGCGCAGGACGGCCTGGTAGCCGGGGCCCACCGTC
Coding sequences:
- a CDS encoding cellulose-binding protein; its protein translation is MSSASVSPHGFWVVRGRGYCPDQVDAFADALSLDRDAAWERAARLTVLAKDMEAEAALLQETVAQLAPQAYETLGEGARQLFQCVEEEAAAVRERGRQEAQRLMDEAQEYATGVNDAAQAHADAVCGEADERARQRLLEAQAEAYNIRIGARRAVKSGRGEALAALREVRQRTFAMRAEQAREFAERLAELEQVETERVAAREARGTERLARAKAELAEAKRAFGQAQDFAHQSMDEARARAGEILAAARLREEQIARETEQVLREHRERSDEVQAQMDNVRDSLTALTGSASGE
- a CDS encoding DUF485 domain-containing protein is translated as MSYDQSPSYPYRHPPHNPPPSYVAGHPWQPPTEPAEAAGRRRPAEPALGHHSDLRMLRNAHRWQRRTATLTALGYFTLFLILSAFAPSFMTSTVTDGLPAGLLLALLQIPVTWLAIALYEHTARRHVDPIADRIRKQSELDAKREAAR
- a CDS encoding cation acetate symporter produces the protein MTTGFSGNAQAMSLVAFSTVAAITLLLCVMTGPDGDDLDEFYTGYGSLSPMRNGLAIAGDYISAASVLGTGGVIALCGYDGIALALSTALSLMLLMFLLAEPLRNAGRFTMGDALTRRMPGRGVRITACVVTIAALLPLMLVQLAGTGQLLAFILGFSGDSLQTGCIIGIGALMISYAAIGGMKGTALIQIMKIVMLLGSGAVVAVLILQHFDWDPGALFNAAAAQSGAGTSFLHSGLEFAGSPNPRLDMITSELTIVIGGACLPHVTMRMYTARSARQVRRSMSWAVSSVVLFVLIMTVVGFGATALIGRAVIAQADPQGNTAYLLGSRAAFGANVSAAETFLFTAVTTAIFLTLLASVAGMILACANSLAHDVFATRVQEMSGRREMLLARVSALAVGVPAILLATQVQHRNLQPLVTLSFCIGASAIAPALVYSLFWRRYTRTGLLCTLIGGTAAVLLLMPGTNLVSGSPAAAFPDADFNWFPFTTTGLVTIPLGFAFGWLGTAASGRKASEEQRRQYEAVEGWILAGAVRRNG
- a CDS encoding ABC transporter ATP-binding protein; this encodes MTSAVTIPRHGGTGGRTAVAARARQVVKAYGSGETRVVALDHVDVDIARGQFTAIMGPSGSGKSTLMHCLAGLDTVTSGQIYLDDTEITGLKDKKLTQLRRDRIGFIFQAFNLLPTLNALENITLPMDIAGRKPDKQWLGRVVDTVGLSDRLKHRPTQLSGGQQQRVAVARALAARPEIIFGDEPTGNLDSRAGAEVLGFLRRSVDELGQTIVMVTHDPVAASYADRVLYLADGRIVDEMYKPTADAVLDRMKDFDARGRTS
- a CDS encoding MFS transporter — its product is MRASGTEGIPRDTRRRGAVVAALMLAMALAALDATIVSTAVPQIVGDLGGFSVFSWLFSGYLLAVTVTLPVYGKLSDTFGRKPVLIAGAVLFLLGSLLCAAAWNMAALIAFRIVQGLGGGALQGTVQTLAADLYPLKERPKIQSKLSTVWAVSAVAGPGIGGVLAAYADWRWIFLVNLPIGALALWLIVRHLHEPERKPAARPRIDWAGALAVFACGGVLLTALVQGGVAWPWLSAPSMALFGTGLALAGVVVLVERRAAEPIIPGWVWRRRTIAAVNLALGALGLLMVAPSVFLPTYAQSVLGLAPVAAGFVLSVWTLSWPVSAALSQHVYGKIGFRNTAMLGIGTATLILFAFPFLPYPGSAWQPALLMLLLGGALGLFQLPLIVGVQSTVGWAERGTTTASVLFCRQTGQTIGASVFGAVANGVLASRLGGAGDLDSVTRDLGAGAVPEATRRAIADAVHAVYFGAACAAALAFLVLLLLAPRRFPVLAD
- a CDS encoding ABC transporter permease, with the protein product MTVLKTSMRNFFAHKGRMALSAVAVLLSVGFVCGTLVFTDTMNTTFDKLFAATSSDVTVSAKGASDSGETTSDNGRPPVMPAAVVGKVRGAQGVKTAEGTVFSTSVTVVDAKKDNLSPSSGAPTIVGSWNGNDARTMKITKGAAPKNSGQVMVDADTADKHHLAMGDELSVISAVGTHTAKISGIADFQVTNPGAAIFYLDTKTAQQTLVGRTGVFTNVNVTAASGTTDPQLKKNVASALGTGYKVQTAKETADANQKDVASFMNVMKYAMLGFAGIAFLVGIFLIINTFSMLVAQRTREIGLMRAIGSSRKQVNRSVLVEALLLGLFGSVLGVGAGVGLAVGLMKLMGSMGMHLSTADLTVAWTTPVVGLLLGVVVTVLAAYLPARRAGKVSPMAALRDAGAPADARAGWIRALVGVALTGAGGCSLYVAANVDKASDGSLWLGLGVVLSLIGFVVIGPLLASAVVRVLGAVLLRAFGPVGRMAERNALRNPRRTGATGAALMIGLALVACLSVVGSSMVASATDQLDKTVGTDFIIQSDKGQMVTPQAVKAVKSTPGLSRVTEYRTAKADYTTPDGKTLKDTDITAADPTYATDLRVKTVAGNLKDAYLPDSMSVHEKFAKAHGVHLGSKIRIAFRDGAAANLTVRAITSNDGLIDAGSKYTSIATLAKYVPADKMPLDQLVFATAKDGQQDAAYKSLKSSLHAYPQYEVRDQTDYKQALKDQIGQLLNMIYGLLALAIVVAILGVVNTLALSVVERTREIGLMRAIGLSRRQMRRMIRMESVVIALFGALLGLGLGMGWGATAQKLLALEGLKVLEIPWPTLIAVFLGSAFVGLFAALIPAFRAGRMNVLNAIATE